From the genome of Glycine max cultivar Williams 82 chromosome 2, Glycine_max_v4.0, whole genome shotgun sequence, one region includes:
- the LOC100527348 gene encoding short-chain dehydrogenase, which produces MVVSQTQIKPLSLSELGKRFEGKVAIVTASTQGIGFAIAHRLGLEGASVVISSRKQQNVDVAAENLRAEGIEVLEVVCHVSNAQQRKNLIDKTVQERFILISYAIYTDSV; this is translated from the exons ATGGTCGTTTCTCAGACACAAATAAAGCCTCTTTCTTTATCTGAGTTGGGTAAGAGATTTGAAGGGAAAGTGGCAATTGTGACAGCTTCCACTCAGGGAATTGGCTTTGCCATAGCACATAGGCTTGGCTTGGAGGGTGCATCTGTTGTCATCTCTTCTCGCAAACAG CAAAATGTTGATGTGGCGGCTGAAAATCTCCGGGCTGAAGGAATTGAAGTGTTGGAAGTTGTTTGCCATGTTTCAAATGCTCAACAAAGGAAGAATTTGATAGACAAAACAGTTCAGGAGAGATTTATTCTGATAAGCTATGCAATTTATACCGACAGTGTATGA